The sequence below is a genomic window from Echeneis naucrates chromosome 13, fEcheNa1.1, whole genome shotgun sequence.
ttttttacttttcttataGTGTGAAGGGCACATTTCTCTCCCTGTGTGCCTTGCAAGCAGATCCAAGGCATTTAACCTCGGACTAGTTTCCGTGCACCATGGGATTGGAGCACAGCATCTGTTGTGGAGGTCATCTATAGTGTGGTCATCATCTATCTTTACTCACTGTAACCTACTGAGTAAGTAGAATTAAAATGGATTCATCAAGCTTTGAGACACTGTATGAGAGGAGCCGTTGGTTCCTAGAGACTGAAACTGCAGCTACAGTTGCTGGGATCAGttgtaaaatgcaaaatttgTTGTACAAAAAGTCTTCTGCCAAATGCAATGTAAGTATTTGGCCCTATGTATGTGGAGCACTTGGAAAGCATTTATGTGCAGAGTGTGTGACAGCAGCATTTTATatgccaaagtaaaaaaaaaaaaaaaaactctctcacTACACTCCAAACACAGAGTCCTACTGTACAACTAGGGAGGGAAAAGGGGGAAGACAGCGGTAACACATGAGTCATTTGATCAGGAGACGATGTTGCCGACACATTGGCAAATGATAGAAGCCAGAAACTGGGGACAGCAGTGAAGGCTGCAGTCCAGACCGGAGATCGTGGTGTAGGTGAGGGAAGCACTCAGCCTGTGTCCGACCGAGAGAGGGTCTCTGAGTAAGGCTGagtcagccacacacacacacacacacactcttctctctctctcctctcccctctctctctctctcacacacactctctcccctctctctctcacacacacacacactctctcctctttctctctcacacacactctctcccctctctctctcacacacacacacactctctcctctctctctctcacacacacactctctcttgctctctctcacacacacacaaacactctctctctcttctctctcctctcctctctctctctctctcacacacacacacacacacacactctctctctctatcctctctctctctctttcgctctctctctcacacacacacacacactctctctctatcctctctctctctctctctctctctctcacacacacacacactctctctctatcctctctctctcacacacacgctctctctcacacacacacacacacactctcccccccccccccacctctacCTCTGCAGTATTGCTCTCCTCATTCCTCCCTGTGCCGGCTGGGGAGACACTGGCTGTGCTGGCTCTGCCTGTCCTGTGCCCTCCTCCCCCCTGCTCCCCCCTGctcccccctcctgtctctctggctgctgatgctgaagctGGAGCCGTCTGACTCCACGCTTCTGCCGCTCTGCCTGGCTTCTTGCCTGCCTTTCGCCTGACAGGCTGCTGTCTTCTCCCGCCTGtcctttcctcccttctcctGTGCAGGGACTGACCGGACGGGAGGGGGCTCCCTGAAGAAATCTACCCTCCTCCCCCTGTTCATTCCTGGGACAGAGTGCcgaagaggagagggagggaccGGCAGAGGGACtccagctgcacacacacacacacagacgcacattCATTTGAATCAGACACAGTCCAGGCTGACCACACGCGCACAGCGGGACAGACTGACGAAAACGCacatcatacaaacacacaaacacgggcAGGCAGACAGGGGGTGTCATGGCGTCAGTGGACAACGCCGGTTCAAATGTCTCCGGTCGGCTGAGATCAGGGGATCTGCTCCATGCCGGTCTGGCAGTGGCTCTGCTGCTCGGTGAGTCCCGTCTGTCTTTGCCATTACCAACTCTGCCTCTGTGCCTCTGTGATACGACAGCACATTGTACTTCTGTGTCCCTGCAGAAGGATTTGGTGGATTTCATTGAAACTagtttgtgtgtcctctgcaCCTTCCTGCTCGGCTCGTTTGGCCCCTTTATGGCCGCCTGGGTGTGTAACTCACCAGTGTCATAGtaaatccatttatttatttatttatttgcttgtttttattactcCAAACCAACATCCACTGCTCcctgctccagctcctctgctctATGATTCCAGACCTGAAGGCTAAAATGTGTGGCCATGTCACAGCTGATGTTgacttgttgctgtgttgagggCACCAAGGTCAATAATGTCCAACCCTCTGCTGATCTTGGACTTCTTAGATATCTGGTTGCTGAGCTGGAATACTCTTTCTGTATTCAGGTCATGTAAGGAATTGCAACTTTCCAGGGGAAAGATTCACAAAATGTGCAGtataaaatacagagaaacGTTTGGTCTGagagtatatatataaaaaaaattgtcataGCTACAGTCCcaatttgtttatgtgtgtgtacatgctcATATGATTCCTGGTGGTGACGTAGTGGTGCAGTGGTGATCTGTGCTTTTGCTCATACGTTCCCTGTTGCTTTTAGTGGTGGGTGTTGTTGCGTCCAATAGTGCCCCCACATCACAAAATTTCCTCCTTGAGCTCCTTGAACTCAGCACGGTTCGTCGCTGACATTTATGGCACAAAGACTTGTGAGTCTATATGAGGAACTTACTTTCAGACGTGAACTACATCATTTCAGCAATGGACTTAACTCAATGACACCAAACAGGTTTCTACTTTTTAAAATCTTACCTTTAACCTTTTTAAGTCGATACATATTTTGTAAAttaccaataaaaaaaaattcaacttgGCCAACCAAAACATTAGAAAATCACTTAATGTTCGCTCCACATTAACGGAAATCTGTGTTGCACGTTGGTCAAGGAAAGGTCTAAATAACAGATCAATGAACCTTTCAAGGAGTAACTCACAGTAACGCCAGTCTGGTCACAGCTTATCACACAGTGAAGGCAGAAAAATTGGATTGCTTTTTAAGAATGAAACATTAATGAAGAGCattcaaaataagacaaatgtttacgataaaatatttaaacaggaaagacagaaaaacattcaagaTGTGAGCATCTGGCTGTGCACATAGAAAACTGAGGGAAAATAGTAGAGTCCacctttttcattaaattttatgTGCAATTTTACCAGTAACATGTTGAGATAATGCTTTTATCAAGGATGGGGAAAGCCATCTTTCAGCAGCACTTATCTAAAAAAATATGAGGTTGTATGTTTTTCAGAGTATGAGACAAATAGTTTTTTAGTTGACTTGTTCTGCCCTTCACAGCAGAACATGACTTTTGACTCTTCTGAGCCCATTTTAgttgtgtctatatatatacacatagtGTTATTATATGGGTTATACTGTTGAGTTCTGTTGAGTTCtcaatgtgtgtctttgtttgtgctgGTTTCTTCTTGGGGGAATTGCTGTTGTAATTCGTAGGTCTTTTATCTTATATTTTATTTCGTTGAGACAAAGTCCAGTAAACTCTAATGCATTAGATTCAGCTGAAGCAATTTAACACAATTTTGATTTCAGTGGTAAAATGGCAGCCACAAATGCTGTCACAACCCTGTATAGTAAGTTTGAACCAAATGAAATCATTCATCAATTTAATATTTGGTCATTGGTGTGAAAATGATCAGCCCCTGATGTGCTGACAGTGTTTTACTGAAAAGCCTTGATCCAAAAACATTGCAGGTCCTGGGTCCACGTCAATTACTGGTTAtcattctgttatttttattaatcttCTGAAAGCCTTCAACCAGTCTAAGACTGAGGCTCATCAAACATTTAGTGGTAGCCTTCTTTGGGCATCAATTAATCAAGCACTTAAACAAAATGGTCTGTTCagattctgtatttatttttttatttttttcagttcaatGGATTTTGTGACTTAATCGTGATATCTATCCcgaatatatttttatgaattcCCATCACTGTTCAGGACCTTCAGTTGATCCTTTCTGTGGCACACTCCAATGCCATTGCACTTAGCATCATTGTCTGCTCTTCATATCATACTCTGCAATGTCCTATAGTCTATTTAAACAGCCTATGATTACTTATCTGTGCACATTACACATCTGTTGACATTTCATTCAGCATATAAATACATAACTTTTTCTCAGCTTGAATTATTTCCCTGGACTTCTATAATCTGTGAAATGGAAGGAAAATAGACTGAAAagagggtttgttttttgttattattattattgaaggTTCTGCCTTGTAAACAATCTAACAATAAACTCCTCATTGCTGATATGTTGCATGTATGTTAAACATGATAGTAACTCGTCATATCCAATGACCAAGTTAACCTTTGAGCTATTCTAATAATCCTCTGAGTATCACTCCCTGTTTACATTAGGAGAGATTGTCGCTCATCACAAGCCTTTATTAGAACAGAAGAAACGTAATCCAAAAAGATCtaagatgcaaacacacagaacaactCTCATTTTTAACCACTGTCATGAGAGAATAACAACATACAGTAGTAGGAGTAGGAGCAGTTGTACAGCAAGCAATTGGTCAAACAGATACAGAACTGTCCAGGATATAACTCAGCAAATACCAGTAACGTGTAATCATTAGCTGGCATGTGCTCATCAAACTGTATActgttatttgtttgtgtggcaATCATATtacataagtgtgtgtgtgtgtatgaatatgtgCAGTATAATTGTGACTCCGCCTTCCGCCAACATCCACAGCTCTGTCGATTCAGTTACTTAGCTGCCGTCACTCACTCACCTTGGAGAGGACATCTCACTTCCTCACCTCAGCCATCCCTCTGTTCTCCATCACTGCCTACACACTACCTCCTCCATTACACCTGCTCCCCCATTCATCTCTCATCTGTTCTCCCCCACCCTtcccttcacctcctcctccctcccccttgtAGAGGTAATAGTGTCCTCGTCAGTTCTCTATGGGTTCAACTCAGAAATACATTAACCCTTCAATCTCTGGcctaaaaaaaattacacttcaCCTTGTCAGGCAGGCAAGGACACAAACGcacgcacgtgcacacacatagacacagtATCAGCTTTTCTCCCATCAGTGATTCAGATATTGATGTTTCCCAAATGGTGCAGAGATATTTGATAGTGGAActaaaaatatcaaacattACAGCCTAGTCTTCGTGTCAGACGCACATACACCTAAATACAAAGACAAGCATGTACACATAACTAGTACAACACATTACTAGATTGTGAATCTGCTGGTTTTGTCAGGACAAACtgtaaagagaggaagaggagagaaagaagaagggggtggagaaaaaaaggatAGTAGAGAGAAGAGGTGTGAAATGAGGGAGGTGTGAAATCTATTTCTAGGCATGGGGGGATTGGGGGGGTACGTATTCTCTCAGATATGTAAAAGATCAGCATGCACTTGGTTGCTATCATTGCTCACTGGCATTATTCCACTAATTACGGACAGAGGTCAAAAGATAATTCATTACTGTACTTAACTTAGTGTTTAAAAGGCACTCAGAGGATTCCAACCAGCAGGAACCATTTCCAGCCTCTGTGCTGTCACTGGATCCACCACTGTCccacacttttttaaaaaaaaggaaaaaagcaaacacaaacatgcacagggGTGCCTCGCATATCTCCTCTTATTAATTTGCTTCTTCCCAGAGGAACGTTCTGAGAGCAAGGAAGACAGAAAGATTGAGTAGAattgcagagagagagcaaaagtgCCAATTTATGAGAAAAAGAATAGTTAAAAGAGACCAAAAACCGAGGCCCAAGTGGCCTCAGACAGAAGAGCCTAGTCTAGATAACATCAGAGAAGAGGTAAAAAtatcagatgatgatgattctgaGATGATAAAGCTGagtgactttattttttcttttttggagctGTATAtataacacagaaaaataaaggctATGCTGCTTCAGTTTAGCACTACACAGCCCACATGATATTGAGACAGTGGGAACCAGAGGGAGAACATCTGGACACTTTTGTATATacttgaaagtgaaaatggttTCAGACTTTTATATCCCacttttttatgtgtttaaatATCCATAGTCTTTCTTGGCAACATAGTTACAGTAATTTTAATTTCCTTATTTAGAATGCTAAAACACCAAAAAGGCTTGAAAAGGCAATTTTCTCACCTTCGAGTGAGTGACCTCAGCTGATTACTGTGTACAAAGCATTTAACACTCAACCCGCAGTAGGAAACAGTAACTTCATCCAATGTGACCAGAGGGATTCTGTTGATTCACTGTTTTGCTAATACTGTTGTCTTCACTAGCAGGTGGTGTGAAATTTTTATATAGTTGTAAGTCTGTCACAAATGCAGGCATACATATTCTTTAAAACTGTTTGCACTATGTCTATGCAATGTGATCCTGTGCAGAGTGCGGAGGAGAGCATTTATAAATAGGCCCCAAGTGTGTGAGAGACACCAGAGCAACAATCTGGGAATTACACCAGCTGTCATTGCAAAAACAACTTAACACACCCAGCAAGACCCAAATACAAATGCAAGATGACTTTTTTGTGAATTAAAGTCCTTTTGGTATTTTCCATAACGACATCAAAGGAGGCCACGTTCTTCTAAACTGtacttatgtttttgttttgatttaggtgcatttctgtctgtcttttgtccAATCTAACTCTCCTTTCAAATATATCACTGCTTTCCTAAACAGGACAGTTGGTCAGTTCCCTAAGTCTTACACACAGTCTGGTTGCTGTGGTGTGCTGCAGTTGAAATAGTAAACTGAATTTACTAGAGGTGTGAGGTCAAATGGGTCGTATTCCATCCAAAATATCAATGACAAGTGACTTCCTTGAAGTTTAGAACACATACATATAAAGTTCCCCAAAAATCCTTTGATGTTCTATCCTCGACTACATGCTTTCCACATTTTTCCTCTACTTGACTCAATTGCTGCATAGTGTAATGACTACATGAAAAATACATGGCCGGGCAGAGGTCATCTAACAAATACAGCTATTGTTTGGCCCTAAATGAGGGGCTGGCTTTCTTgtaaagagtttaaaaaaaaaaaagggtcattATAGTCTCCACAGAAATGGCATTTTGAGTGAATAACTAGAAAGATAGTAGGCTGAAAGGAAGTGCCAGCAGAGTCCAAGGCAGAGAATACGACCACTGACTGGCTTTTGGCAATGCTCCATTTCCTTTCCTGTCTTGACAAATCCTGGTTCTTATATGTAATTGCATATAATCTATCTGCAGTCTGAATAACTActgaatacatttgaaaaagtaataaatgcAACTTCAATAGAATTTCCATTGTTTAGGTAAATTCAGCAAACACTGTTTCTACAGCAATGTTTAGCTTAGGAAATTGCGTTTGATTTTAGACTCCATTAGATGTTTTTCCCTCGACATTAACATGTATTTGTTGGACATACAAAAGGGGACAGTTAGATTTTCTAAAGTCACAATGTTGTCTTTCAGTAATAACACTCGCACTCTCAGAAACTCACGTCACAAAATTCAAAGTGggcagcaaataaaaaataaaaataaaaataaaaaccttccAAAATCCTGTCACACTGATGACAACAGCATCATCTGTTAATGGAGGTGAACAGTTAATGGCAAATTAAAACCAACTAACAGAGGGGCTTTCTAAATTGTCAAAACACTGTCATCTATACACTTCATATTAATGCATTAAAGTCAAGTAAGAAATTCCCAAGACACCAATGTAATCTCTTATTTAGCAAACTTAATTCACGATTAAAATGGAGCTGAGGAACACACTGTAATTCCAATATTCATCCCAATACTAACAGTTGGGAAATAGCAGACCAGAGTTTCAGTATATATTACAAAGCGTACATTTTTGTTCTAAAATAGTTTGAAAGgcatttccttcctctcttgGTTCAGGTGTGTGGACTGTTGGTGGACTGGAGGTCTCAACAGGTAAAGTCTCTTCAATAGAAGCGATGAATGGCTCCACAGTTCTGCTGCCATGCACCTACTCCTCCTGTATTGGCATCAAAAACCTCTACTTCAACTGGCGATATAATGACAATGGAACCTTAATGAAGGtacaatacaaatacacacaatacatGCATACTTTGGATTCATTTAAGCATAGACCAGTTTTGTTTGTATGTCTAcgtacaaatgtgtgtgtgtgtgtgtgtgtgtgtgtgtgtgtgtgtgtgtagctttgtGAAGCGGAGATCCCAATGGAGGGTGTGGAGCCCAGGGTGTTTGTGTTCCACGAACGTGTGGAGTTTGTGGGCTCCTCAAAGAGCAACAACATCTCCATCCTGCTGTGGAACATCACCTTTGAAGACCAAGGAGAGTACATCTGCTTTGCCAGAAACCCAAAAGAGAAGAACCGCAACCACAGCGCGGTCTTCACTCTCATAGTCGTGGACCAAAGTAGGTTACGAAAGCATACACCTAGCGCACACAATACTTAGAATACCCCTCAGTATGGCAGTGCTTATGTCTTTAAGCAGAATAAGAAGCTTGGCATTTGAAAatcttttccttctccttgtCTCTTTCCCTCATCTGTCACCCTCTCTTCCTATTTTCAGTGAAGGAGGTTGACAACACTTTGACAGTCATCATTGTCTCAGTTCTGGGTGGAGTCATTGGCTTAGTTATTATTGTCATGGTGATAAAGGCCTTGGTTgttcacttcctgctgaaggatgATGAGAAAAAGTGAGTAAACCACTAACTAGTAAAGtgcaacaaaatataaaatatatttaactaTGGTCCTGATACCTTACATATTCCTACTGATACTTGCTACATGAACATAGAACATATAATCTAAGttcttggctgtgtgtgtttaaaccagaaagacagactgactgaagaTTGTGTGGACTGTGGAGTACCATGGCATTTAGGCTAAATGTCTATTAATATTAATAGTAAAAAAGcttcttttaaaacaaatgaatgaccACTGGCTACTCAGCATAGATGCGACAGACAGATAGTGGATACCGTTTTCTTAATTCTTCACATTTATGACAGTTATGTTATTTGTGAGTTGAAAAGAATTCAGTCTATCTATTAAGGAAATATGATTCGTACTGAGGAAGAGGCGTCGTATTCACAGGCTTTTAACTGACTTCTTTCATAAGTGTGTCAGTAAAATCTTCATTACATATTCCCAATATGTGTCCAAACACAAGATTGTTATTTGAGGCTATGAGAGTtagattagatagatagatagatagatactttatttatcccagactgggaaattgcagtgtaacagcagcattacacatagggaataaaatatataacatggatgcatctgggtgttcagtcagtagtttggcagcggtggagctgatgacttcacaggctaccgctgcatcagctgacggcgggatgtaaacagtgataacaatggtgtacgTGAACTTCCTTGGTAAATAATACGGGCACATTCCTACAGCTagcagttcgatgtctgggttatagagacgttccttcatgacatATTTATATGAGCTATGGTGTATAAATACCTTTTAATCAGTCTGCAGTTCCTCCTGCTTTTGATGTATGTCTTAAATTAACCATTGATTTCTCTGTGTCCTGCAGTAAAGAGTGCCTGGTGAGCTCCTCAGGGAATGACAACACAGAAAATGGACTCTCAGGAGCCAAAGCTGACAACAAAGGGACACCAAAGGCATGAGCAAAGTGCAAagtatgtgtctgtttgtatatATGTTAGACAAATGTACACGCTCAGAGAAAATGCTGTTAACAGTGGACTGTTTTATCTTACTAGTGGCTAACTAATATAACATGTAAATGTCTCTTTTAAATCATGCTTGAGATTTGGGATGTGTGAAACGTGCATAGGCCTGGATCACTCCTCACTTAAAAGGCAGGCCATTTGCTACACAGCGTAGCGTTCAATATCTGCTAAACGTGCTGAACCTAGCACTTCGGCCACTGACCAGTGAGAACATGCACAGTTTGATACCATAATTAATTGCCATAATGTACACACAGCCATGATGTCAATCTGAGAACATCACAAAACTGGTGAAATGGTTCTCTCAAATGCTCACTAATGCAAATTAAAAgtataaaatgtacaaaaacgTAAATGCTCACTGTGGCTGTGAGTAGCTGGCAAACCATATGCGTGTTTTCTAGAAGTCTTTAAAGCTGTATATTCCTGACCATTTTTGTCTTGATCTAGCTGTCATAATCTCTGATCTAAACTTCAATTTTAATGTTTACTGCTGAGCTCAAGTTTGAGACACTGTCAGGGTATGCTTGGTTCATTACCACTTACAGCAGATTTTGATCAACTACAGACCGGCTGCTGGGTTTTCTTAGGTGACTTAAGAATCCAGTTCTGCATAAGTAACATTGTTTTGCTTTAGATGAAACACAGGTGCCTGCTCCGCttctgctccctctgctggtgggaggataaaaaaaaaatgtataaaaaaatacagccaACCCTCACCCACATCAAGGACAATCCCCAAGCTACCCATCTCCCTATAGAAAGGAATGAATTTAATCATGCTGCTTCTGACTAATAACCAATGCATTTTTAGCATGTGCCGCATTTTATATAATGTCATATAAGTATTTGTTGTCAAGTACCACAGCACAGGAactttactgtgtgtgtctgtagggtCAAATTTGACCCTTCACATTAATCTCAACTGACTGAAGTTCTGTCTTTACCCGATTAGCACCTCCCAACATCGCTACTAATGTAATTTTCACTTGAACCAGGTCAGGGTAATTGAAAGGTAACGCCTCTTTTAGTGTGATGgcctgcaggtgtgtgtgggaCAGGAAGGCTGACGATCATTTTACACTCATTTAACCACAACACacttctgtctctgtatttgAATCTTACAGTTGAAAAACTAAGCCAAATGAAGTAAACCCTTCATTGGCACATCAGCAGGATGTTTGTAAGCTGAGAAAGTATGCAAGTCCCTGAATAGAAATTCCCTATCCACATTCCCCCAAGAATGttaatgttgattttatttttccgATAACAATACAGTAAACCTATTTGCAACTGTAATGAAGAGTCCAAACAAATCCTTTGACGAAGACTCAGTGATACAAGTAGCACAGCATTGGGACAGATCACTACTAAAGAATGTAAAGACTGTCAGGGAAAACGTCTTAAATATTGTGcaaaaagtatattttaaataattacaaatataaTATTCAATGTGTTCGTATGAttataaaatgaatgtgtgaatatCCTCATAGGCCAATAGGTCCTTTTGCTTTGCCAACCGTCTGGGTCTGTGCAACTCCTCAACAGGGAAATACTTAAATATTTTGCTCAGTTCACAGCTCAGATTAACTAGAAACTACTGTGACTACATCCAATAACGGGGTGCTGAAGATTAGAAAACGTGTATGGTGAGTGTCTGTGTCTTAGCACTAAAAGTAAAGTGTTCCAGAGTTTGGTGGTCGCTGAGagttgaaaacaaatgaacagcCATGAACTAGGAAACCCATTGGAAAAGTAGAACTATACAACTCTCGGTATGAGAGGTCACTTCTGTGAAGCTGGCAGACATGACCTGCCACACCATAGATGGCCTGAAGACAGCTGGCAGCTGAAAGTcactcacaaagacacacattcattttcaggCATACAAATCACATTACTCACTCAAAAAGAGCCACTTTGAAACCAGACAGTAGTACACTGGCCTTGCATACAAACAATACAGCACTTTATCACTGTTCAGAGTGGCtgcaaaaaaacaggaaaagattTCGTCATTCATTGTTATTTTCTAATAAAGTGTGACAGTTGACAAAAACTTAGTTTCACGCTTTCACATAGCGTGTGCCATGTTTGACTGAGCACCTGACAACAGCATTGTGTCAAAATGGTTTTAgtattgtctgtgttttctcattgGAACAGAGCTGTATACCGagattttgtcttatttttctaaTTGTTCACTTCTGTCAGCCTGCTGCCCTCTAGCATTGGAGTGCATTTCCCTTCTTGCTTTCAGTGGAAGCAATATGACAGACATCAGATTATGCAATAAGCTGTTACAAGGCACTTTAGATGTGTCTGGACTGGCTGTGATGGCAACTCTGTCTGTCCAAGACACTGTTCATTGTACAGTTTGACTAATGCTTTGACAATAGGCTCATATATCTATGTTAGACAGATTTAACTGCATTGGCTCAATCTGTATTAGATCCCATTTACACTTGGCATAAAATTCCTTGAGCATTCCTTCACAACCTGCA
It includes:
- the scn4ba gene encoding sodium channel, voltage-gated, type IV, beta a yields the protein MASVDNAGSNVSGRLRSGDLLHAGLAVALLLGVWTVGGLEVSTGKVSSIEAMNGSTVLLPCTYSSCIGIKNLYFNWRYNDNGTLMKLCEAEIPMEGVEPRVFVFHERVEFVGSSKSNNISILLWNITFEDQGEYICFARNPKEKNRNHSAVFTLIVVDQMKEVDNTLTVIIVSVLGGVIGLVIIVMVIKALVVHFLLKDDEKNKECLVSSSGNDNTENGLSGAKADNKGTPKA